The genomic window GCCTGAATTGCCAACTCAGCATCAGGTGTACTGACCCTGTATATAAATATGACAACCCTGTTGGTAGTTGAATTAGAAATACAGTAGGAACGAACATGTATCTCAGTATAAAGAGCTGTCCGGCCCTGACGTACAAAGCAGCACGCTGCCAGAGATAATTCAATTAACAGAAAGCAAATTGAACCATGTTAAATATACAGCATACAGAAATTGCAGGAAAGGAGGGGTGAATTCCTGCCAACTTCGCAAAGAATTCTTAGCCCATTGACCTGCTGCCTTCATCTTACCACTTCTTTATTTAAAATGCACGAATCTCAACATACATGCCTTTATCTTCTAACCTTGCAGACTGCTATTGTACTGGTGGCTCTGCACTTTTGATTATCCAAGGATGTTCTAAGATCTTCTGAAGGGAAAGCCTCTTAGATGAATCCTTCACCAGTAGCTGCACGTTGTAAGTCAGATTCAGAAGTCTGTGAACTTTTACCTTCTCCTCAAACAGAAGATAAATATTCACAAACTCACCTTCCTAATGAGATCCTTTGCTTCAGCAGACACAAGAGGTATGGAAGGGAAATTCAAGTCAACCTTCATGATCCTGGGCCAAGGTTTCAATCAGTTCTATGTTGTCCATGAGGTCATAAACTGCT from Elaeis guineensis isolate ETL-2024a chromosome 4, EG11, whole genome shotgun sequence includes these protein-coding regions:
- the LOC105043363 gene encoding serine/threonine-protein kinase Aurora-3, which translates into the protein MCGTIDYLAPEMIENRAHDHAVDNWMLGVLCFEFLYGVPPFEEDDQKATFRRIMKVDLNFPSIPLVSAEAKDLIRKLLVKDSSKRLSLQKILEHPWIIKSAEPPVQ